The Tepidibacter aestuarii genome contains a region encoding:
- a CDS encoding sensor histidine kinase: MNNLNTDSFIDKYILNNFLDKWQKTVDMMAKLYNVPAGLIMKKDEESLEVLISSKTEGNPYNIKDKMKLFSGLYCEEVINTKNILHIKNALEDERWINNPDLKYNMISYLGIPIKWPDGNIFGTICILDTKEREYSSVYKELIYQFKDIIEGDLRNIIYQYEITEKVNELEKNRQAYEKLIEVMPEANILIKDNKIKSANEAAYKLLAIDKKEDIIGTDMLSIIKYCDNINLNEIIKGVEEKGFVRGVQGSITRLDGDKLYLEFSSTFTEFKGEKYILLIMKDITDKIKSDQIKMQLQKEIETDRLRTEFFSNISHELRTPVNIIYSAVQVIERDYNQKHIDKIGKYNKIIKQNCYRLIRVINNLIDITKIDLGCFKSNLNIHNIVNLIEEITFSVSPYIKLNNMNVVFDTEVEEKYIECDTDLIKRIMLNLLSNAIKYGKSDGNIYINIYDKDSKVDISIKDDGIGIAKNKQNTIFDRFIQEDRSFTRKCEGSGIGLSLVKAFVELQGGTITLESEEGIGSEFTISFPNKEFYKEDSIIEKDILITDIIDKANIEFSDIY; encoded by the coding sequence ATGAATAACTTAAATACTGACAGCTTTATAGATAAATATATATTGAATAATTTTTTAGATAAATGGCAGAAAACTGTTGATATGATGGCTAAACTTTATAATGTTCCTGCAGGACTAATAATGAAAAAAGATGAAGAATCATTAGAAGTTCTTATTAGTAGCAAAACAGAAGGAAATCCATATAATATAAAAGATAAAATGAAGCTTTTTAGTGGATTATATTGTGAAGAAGTGATTAATACTAAGAATATTTTACATATAAAAAATGCGTTAGAAGATGAGAGATGGATAAATAATCCTGATTTAAAATATAATATGATATCATATTTGGGAATTCCTATTAAGTGGCCTGACGGGAATATTTTTGGAACAATATGTATATTAGATACAAAAGAAAGAGAGTATTCCTCAGTTTATAAGGAACTTATATATCAATTTAAGGATATTATTGAGGGGGATTTAAGAAATATTATATATCAGTATGAAATTACAGAAAAGGTTAATGAGTTGGAAAAAAATAGACAAGCATATGAAAAGCTTATTGAAGTTATGCCAGAAGCTAATATACTTATAAAAGATAATAAAATTAAATCTGCAAATGAAGCTGCATATAAATTGTTAGCTATAGACAAAAAAGAGGATATTATAGGAACGGATATGTTAAGCATAATAAAATATTGTGACAATATAAATTTAAATGAAATCATAAAAGGTGTAGAGGAAAAAGGTTTTGTCAGGGGAGTACAAGGGAGTATTACTAGATTAGATGGGGATAAATTATATTTAGAGTTTTCCTCAACATTTACAGAATTTAAGGGTGAAAAATACATACTTTTGATTATGAAAGATATAACTGACAAAATAAAATCTGATCAAATCAAAATGCAATTACAAAAGGAAATTGAAACTGATAGATTAAGGACAGAATTTTTTTCAAATATTTCACATGAGCTTAGGACACCTGTAAATATTATATATAGTGCAGTTCAAGTTATTGAAAGGGATTATAATCAAAAACATATAGATAAAATTGGAAAATACAATAAAATTATTAAACAAAATTGTTATAGATTGATAAGGGTTATTAATAATTTAATAGATATTACTAAAATCGATTTAGGATGTTTTAAATCAAATTTAAATATACACAATATAGTTAATTTGATAGAAGAAATAACATTTTCTGTATCACCGTATATTAAATTAAATAATATGAATGTAGTTTTTGATACTGAAGTTGAAGAAAAATATATAGAATGTGATACTGATCTTATTAAAAGAATTATGCTTAATCTTTTATCCAATGCTATCAAGTATGGAAAAAGTGATGGGAATATATATATTAATATTTATGATAAAGATTCTAAAGTAGATATTAGTATAAAAGATGACGGTATTGGTATTGCTAAAAACAAGCAAAATACTATTTTTGACAGGTTTATACAGGAAGATAGATCATTTACTAGAAAATGTGAAGGAAGTGGAATTGGGTTATCGCTTGTCAAAGCATTTGTAGAATTACAAGGGGGTACAATAACTTTAGAAAGTGAAGAAGGAATTGGGAGTGAATTTACAATTAGTTTTCCTAACAAAGAATTTTATAAAGAAGATTCAATAATAGAAAAAGATATATTAATTACAGATATTATTGATAAAGCAAATATTGAATTTTCTGACATATATTAA
- a CDS encoding stalk domain-containing protein: MKMKKIVTLGLTSCILLGGITSSYAIYDPNMDYSKLDPTKPTIMLAKDEVAAVPISAQTVKVDVQEIKTESEYLNVNARIPQLQGLKDGVYQLTLNETIMKEAMAYINEAEKESKQFAEDCKENGWEVRPNTVTVQFELKDNSAIDNSIVSLEVIKAFNNGGTGNPDIDFYNISNKDKAEEVTLKDLLGEKYKEISDEQIKNQIEQNKDKYFDGENGFKGISDNQKFYYENGNAVIVFDKYEIAPGATGNPEFKIEMPQDSIGEFNFALVVNNEGIKANVYQKEDGTIMIPLRVVSEKLGYEVKWNEDDRSVEIKKGAQYTSVKPGEDKYFFAKMAPRSLGAAPEIKDSTTYVPFKFVSDILQADASMDETGVITINNK; this comes from the coding sequence ATGAAAATGAAAAAAATTGTTACTTTAGGATTAACTAGTTGTATATTATTAGGAGGAATTACATCTTCTTATGCAATATATGATCCAAATATGGATTATTCAAAATTAGATCCTACAAAACCAACAATAATGCTTGCAAAAGATGAAGTAGCAGCTGTTCCAATTAGTGCTCAAACTGTTAAAGTTGATGTTCAAGAAATAAAAACAGAAAGTGAATACTTAAATGTGAATGCTAGAATACCTCAGTTACAAGGACTAAAAGATGGTGTATATCAATTAACTTTAAATGAAACTATAATGAAAGAGGCCATGGCATACATAAATGAAGCTGAGAAAGAATCTAAGCAGTTTGCTGAAGATTGTAAAGAAAATGGTTGGGAAGTAAGACCGAATACAGTTACAGTACAATTTGAGTTAAAAGATAATTCAGCAATAGATAATTCAATAGTTTCTTTAGAAGTTATTAAAGCTTTTAATAACGGTGGAACTGGAAACCCAGATATAGATTTTTATAATATTTCAAATAAAGATAAGGCAGAGGAAGTAACTCTTAAAGACTTACTTGGAGAAAAATACAAAGAAATATCAGATGAGCAAATAAAAAATCAAATAGAGCAAAATAAAGATAAGTACTTTGATGGAGAAAATGGATTTAAAGGAATTTCAGATAATCAAAAATTCTACTATGAAAATGGTAATGCAGTAATAGTATTTGATAAATATGAAATAGCCCCTGGAGCTACAGGAAATCCTGAATTCAAAATAGAGATGCCACAAGATTCTATTGGAGAGTTTAACTTTGCACTTGTTGTAAATAATGAAGGAATTAAAGCTAATGTGTACCAAAAAGAAGATGGAACTATTATGATACCATTAAGAGTTGTTTCTGAAAAATTAGGATACGAAGTTAAATGGAATGAAGATGATAGATCAGTAGAAATAAAAAAAGGAGCTCAGTATACAAGTGTTAAGCCAGGGGAAGATAAGTATTTCTTCGCAAAAATGGCTCCGAGATCATTAGGAGCAGCTCCAGAAATTAAAGATTCTACAACTTATGTACCATTTAAGTTTGTATCTGATATTTTACAAGCTGATGCATCAATGGATGAAACTGGTGTAATTACAATTAATAATAAATAA
- a CDS encoding YwbE family protein: protein MNGQKRADIKPGIKVSVVQKQDQRSGKLTEGVVQRILTKSPTHPHGIKVMLESGIVGRVKEILN, encoded by the coding sequence ATGAATGGACAGAAGAGAGCGGATATAAAACCAGGTATAAAGGTAAGTGTTGTTCAAAAACAAGATCAGCGATCTGGGAAATTAACAGAAGGTGTGGTTCAAAGGATTCTTACAAAATCACCTACACATCCTCATGGGATTAAAGTTATGCTTGAAAGTGGGATTGTAGGTAGAGTTAAAGAAATATTAAATTAA
- a CDS encoding alpha/beta fold hydrolase, protein MKQKIILIHGYNKKSKDMKVLKNNLEKLGYEGALVDLPLTFKEIEHSTNILESIISEMSKDIKEDEKIHLVGHSTGGLIIRHLLSTTKYLDKIDKCVLIATPNNGSELADIVGNTMRIFTNIFKTLKSIQSENVKALNLKDNHEIEIGAIAGNKQNLFLGKFLAGENDGRVTISSVKFDGLKDFVKLPYGHKDIHYQLETVELIDSFLKYGTFYK, encoded by the coding sequence ATGAAACAAAAAATTATTTTGATTCACGGATATAATAAAAAATCTAAAGATATGAAGGTCTTAAAGAATAATTTAGAAAAGCTTGGATACGAAGGTGCCTTAGTAGATCTACCACTTACCTTCAAAGAAATTGAACACTCTACTAACATATTAGAAAGTATCATTTCTGAAATGTCAAAAGATATAAAAGAAGATGAAAAAATACATCTTGTTGGACATAGTACAGGTGGGTTAATTATAAGACATTTGCTATCTACTACTAAGTACTTAGATAAAATAGATAAATGTGTATTAATAGCAACACCAAATAATGGGAGTGAACTAGCAGATATTGTTGGTAACACTATGAGAATATTTACAAATATTTTTAAAACTTTAAAATCTATTCAAAGTGAAAATGTAAAAGCTTTAAACCTTAAAGATAATCATGAGATTGAAATTGGGGCAATAGCGGGTAATAAACAAAATCTATTTTTAGGCAAATTTCTAGCTGGAGAAAACGACGGTAGAGTTACAATAAGCTCTGTTAAGTTTGACGGTTTAAAGGATTTTGTCAAACTTCCCTATGGACATAAAGATATTCATTATCAACTTGAAACTGTTGAATTGATTGATTCGTTTCTAAAATATGGTACCTTTTATAAATAA
- a CDS encoding methyl-accepting chemotaxis protein yields MLRTIKRKIIFILLLLMVPFILNVMFLFTTLKDLENDGVAINLSGSQRMRTMLLGMYTLDYLDDIERGENTEKSKEILTAELEKYKKIMDGLVEGDKTLGLNKNSNQDIVNEVISADKNLYNYIEPIENAINGNISEDLREHIIANASPLKNEINDIVLMYQKSYDNKIKWLKIVEASMLIFGFVIFFVSVMFSKKLITTPVNNLLSKMNDIAQGEGDLTSRVNINTGDELESLGNAFNIFVEKIQILINKLKEDIEFISTATYDIQGASDLVNDGINNISNQVNEVSDVAQTNAGVSEEVNASIVELEHNAKNISDQMNENAKKSQEVEKFTRLGDQSVTEVLKSNNLVMESNKNTKKIINELRKSSKNIGDVVTLIKSIAEQTNLLALNASIEAARAGEQGKGFAVVAEEVRKLAEESKTSVQSIVEAIDYIQDASIKAVEAIEDGNVKSNNSVERAKEAKEQFEKILESVYEIKEFSRESAELSNKQARITEEISNATDQVTQTSVENAASVDEINSIIVNQARSFTTITENITRLNMQTNQLKKLSDKFKV; encoded by the coding sequence ATGCTAAGAACAATAAAGAGAAAAATTATTTTTATATTATTATTATTGATGGTACCATTTATTTTAAATGTTATGTTTTTATTTACTACTTTAAAAGATTTAGAAAATGATGGTGTTGCAATAAATCTTTCTGGCAGCCAGAGGATGAGAACTATGCTGTTAGGTATGTATACATTAGATTATTTAGATGATATAGAAAGAGGAGAAAATACAGAAAAATCAAAAGAAATATTGACAGCTGAGTTAGAAAAATATAAGAAGATTATGGATGGTCTTGTAGAGGGAGATAAAACCCTTGGATTAAATAAGAATTCAAATCAAGATATTGTAAATGAAGTAATTAGTGCAGATAAAAATCTTTATAATTATATTGAACCTATTGAAAATGCAATAAATGGAAATATATCTGAGGATTTGAGAGAGCATATTATAGCTAATGCATCACCATTAAAAAATGAAATTAATGATATAGTTTTAATGTATCAAAAAAGTTATGATAATAAGATTAAGTGGCTAAAAATTGTTGAAGCTAGTATGTTGATCTTTGGATTTGTTATTTTCTTTGTTAGTGTTATGTTTAGTAAAAAGCTTATTACTACACCGGTTAATAATTTGCTATCTAAAATGAATGATATTGCTCAGGGAGAAGGCGATCTTACTTCAAGAGTAAATATTAATACTGGGGATGAGCTTGAAAGCTTGGGAAATGCATTCAATATTTTTGTAGAAAAAATCCAAATACTTATTAATAAACTGAAGGAAGATATTGAATTTATATCTACTGCTACTTATGATATACAAGGAGCAAGTGATTTAGTTAATGATGGTATCAATAATATATCTAATCAAGTTAATGAGGTATCTGATGTTGCTCAAACAAATGCTGGTGTATCAGAAGAAGTAAATGCTAGTATTGTAGAATTAGAGCATAATGCTAAAAATATATCTGACCAAATGAATGAAAATGCCAAAAAGAGTCAAGAAGTAGAGAAGTTTACAAGATTAGGAGATCAGTCTGTAACGGAAGTGCTAAAATCAAATAATTTAGTTATGGAATCTAATAAAAATACTAAAAAAATTATTAACGAACTTAGAAAATCAAGTAAGAATATTGGAGATGTTGTCACTTTAATTAAATCTATTGCTGAACAAACGAATCTTCTTGCTTTAAATGCTTCGATTGAGGCAGCAAGAGCAGGCGAGCAGGGGAAAGGTTTTGCTGTAGTTGCAGAAGAAGTGAGAAAATTGGCTGAAGAATCTAAAACATCAGTTCAATCTATTGTTGAAGCAATAGATTATATCCAAGATGCATCTATAAAAGCAGTTGAAGCTATAGAAGATGGAAATGTTAAATCAAATAATTCTGTTGAGCGTGCAAAAGAAGCTAAAGAGCAGTTTGAAAAAATCTTAGAATCTGTTTATGAAATTAAAGAATTCTCACGAGAATCAGCTGAATTATCTAATAAACAAGCTCGAATAACAGAAGAAATTTCAAATGCTACTGATCAAGTAACTCAAACTTCTGTAGAAAATGCTGCATCAGTAGATGAAATAAACTCTATCATTGTGAATCAAGCAAGGAGTTTTACAACAATTACAGAAAATATTACTAGATTAAATATGCAGACAAATCAATTGAAAAAATTATCAGATAAATTTAAGGTTTAA
- a CDS encoding DeoR/GlpR family DNA-binding transcription regulator: MLARDRQNKILERLNQQGSIKVSKLIELFNVSIETVRRDLEYLEKEGLLKRVYGGAVLEEVNSKELNFKVREIKDVDLKKEIAKIATRYVKEGDSIALDVSTTNHEFAKELKNHFNNLTIITNSINIALELSDMKNYNIVLVGGLLRHEERCLVGNLAETLLDEFHIDTTFLSMSGISVNAQLTDYGFGEVGVKKKMICIGQKTIVLAQSTKFDVACLLNVATFDDIDMIITDSKLNKNILQKYLDLGVDIINK; the protein is encoded by the coding sequence TTGTTAGCAAGAGATAGACAAAATAAAATATTAGAAAGGTTAAATCAACAAGGATCTATAAAAGTTTCTAAATTAATAGAATTATTTAATGTATCAATAGAAACTGTTAGAAGAGATTTAGAGTATTTAGAAAAAGAAGGATTATTAAAAAGGGTATATGGTGGAGCAGTATTAGAAGAAGTAAATAGTAAAGAGTTAAATTTTAAAGTAAGAGAGATTAAAGATGTTGATTTGAAAAAAGAGATTGCAAAAATAGCTACTAGGTATGTAAAAGAAGGAGACTCAATAGCATTAGATGTTTCAACAACAAATCATGAATTTGCAAAGGAACTTAAAAATCACTTTAATAATCTAACTATTATTACAAATTCGATTAATATAGCTTTGGAACTGTCTGATATGAAAAACTATAATATAGTTCTAGTAGGTGGATTGCTAAGACATGAAGAAAGATGTTTAGTTGGTAATTTAGCAGAAACTTTATTAGATGAATTTCATATAGATACAACATTTTTAAGTATGAGCGGAATTTCAGTGAATGCACAATTAACGGATTATGGATTTGGAGAAGTTGGAGTAAAGAAGAAAATGATCTGTATAGGACAAAAAACTATTGTACTTGCACAGAGTACAAAGTTTGATGTAGCATGTTTATTAAATGTAGCAACGTTTGATGATATAGATATGATAATAACTGATTCAAAACTTAATAAAAATATACTTCAAAAATATCTTGATTTAGGTGTTGATATTATAAACAAATAG
- a CDS encoding carbohydrate ABC transporter permease, protein MEFISKLKNNEKTTALIYILPAFIPLLLFWIWPMINSVYISFTDWDYMSIDYNFVGFQNYIDLFTDPQFYKVLKNTLYFSVGTVIPTIVGGLCLSLILKNKISGSGVYKTLLFSPWITPTVAISIVWSWIFEPRYGLANWILSLLNLPKLEWTHSSETAMLAIIVVTVWKGIGWAMIFYLSALEKVPKELYEAASIDGANSWQKFKNVTLPMISPTTFFLTIITTINALQAYDQIQILTQGGPAGSTRTILYMYYQSAFENFNIGQATAVATVLVIITAILSLIQFIASKKWVHY, encoded by the coding sequence GTGGAATTTATATCTAAGTTAAAAAATAATGAAAAGACGACTGCACTTATATATATATTGCCAGCTTTTATACCTCTTTTATTATTTTGGATATGGCCAATGATTAATTCTGTATATATAAGTTTTACAGATTGGGATTATATGAGTATTGATTATAACTTTGTTGGATTTCAAAATTATATAGACTTATTTACTGACCCTCAATTTTATAAAGTTTTAAAAAATACATTATATTTTTCTGTTGGTACTGTTATTCCAACAATAGTTGGAGGTCTTTGTCTCTCATTAATTTTAAAAAATAAAATAAGTGGATCAGGAGTATATAAAACCCTATTATTTTCTCCATGGATTACTCCAACAGTTGCAATATCAATTGTATGGTCATGGATATTTGAGCCAAGATATGGACTTGCCAACTGGATACTTAGTTTATTAAATCTTCCAAAGCTAGAGTGGACACATAGCTCTGAAACTGCAATGTTAGCAATAATAGTAGTAACAGTTTGGAAGGGAATAGGGTGGGCAATGATATTTTATCTTTCAGCACTTGAAAAAGTTCCAAAAGAACTTTATGAGGCAGCTTCAATAGATGGAGCAAATTCATGGCAGAAATTTAAAAATGTAACTTTACCAATGATATCACCTACAACTTTTTTCTTAACAATAATTACAACTATAAATGCACTTCAAGCTTATGATCAGATACAAATATTAACTCAAGGTGGACCTGCTGGAAGTACAAGAACAATACTTTATATGTATTATCAAAGTGCATTTGAAAACTTTAATATAGGGCAAGCAACGGCAGTAGCTACAGTATTAGTTATTATAACAGCAATATTATCTTTAATTCAATTCATTGCATCTAAAAAATGGGTTCATTATTAA
- a CDS encoding carbohydrate ABC transporter permease has product MEVVQKYIGLKAREKNITKRKLNIKGLFTHLSLIFFSIIMIFPFIWMIVSALKTKEEMWQFPPSLIPQVPQWQNFIEAFGSAPFGLYMFNSTFTAIAIVAIQVVNSAMIAYALTQLEFKGKKYLFGIILGTYMLPGAATFVPSYIILSKLNLLNSYTGLIISNAVNIFGIFLIRQAFLQVNKSLVEAAKIDGANHWQILWKILFPLTKPSFITFGLISFVTNYNNYLWPSLIIKNPELNLISMGLRQFFIQEGAYGTEWPVVMAASTFTVLPLLILFLVAQKWFMNGFSDTGVKG; this is encoded by the coding sequence ATGGAAGTAGTGCAAAAGTATATAGGGTTAAAGGCAAGAGAAAAAAATATAACTAAAAGAAAACTAAATATTAAAGGATTATTTACTCATTTAAGTCTTATATTCTTCAGTATTATAATGATATTCCCGTTTATATGGATGATAGTAAGTGCTCTTAAAACAAAAGAAGAAATGTGGCAGTTTCCACCGTCATTGATTCCACAAGTTCCACAGTGGCAGAACTTTATAGAAGCATTTGGTTCAGCACCTTTTGGATTATATATGTTTAATAGTACATTTACAGCAATTGCAATTGTTGCGATACAGGTTGTTAATTCTGCAATGATAGCATATGCATTAACACAACTTGAATTTAAAGGGAAAAAATATTTATTTGGAATAATACTTGGAACTTATATGCTTCCAGGTGCAGCAACATTTGTACCTAGTTATATAATTTTATCAAAGTTAAATCTTCTAAATTCATATACAGGATTAATAATATCAAATGCAGTCAATATATTTGGAATATTTTTGATAAGACAAGCATTTTTACAAGTAAATAAAAGCTTAGTAGAAGCAGCAAAAATAGATGGAGCAAATCACTGGCAAATACTTTGGAAAATATTATTCCCTTTAACGAAACCTTCATTTATAACTTTTGGGTTAATAAGCTTTGTTACTAATTATAATAACTATCTATGGCCTTCATTAATAATTAAAAATCCAGAACTAAATCTTATTTCTATGGGACTTAGACAGTTCTTTATTCAAGAAGGAGCTTATGGAACTGAGTGGCCAGTAGTTATGGCTGCAAGTACATTTACAGTACTTCCTTTATTAATATTGTTCTTAGTAGCTCAAAAATGGTTTATGAATGGATTTTCTGATACAGGTGTTAAAGGATAA
- a CDS encoding ABC transporter substrate-binding protein: MKNLFKKVICLSVVVAILLGVLSGCSTKEEAKTIDGKIEIEYWYGLGGKLGENMAAAINEFNKSQDKYVIKGIAQGSYSETYQSLQASIASGNAPGVVLLDNAYTNTLANKGLLEDLNEFVKNDDSFNEDDFVEAFINQGRYSDKLYALPAYGTTQVLYYNKEAFEKAGISEDSLNTWEGLADAARKLTVKKGDEVVFYGWEPMWGRLNMIDSALSNGAKFLSEDGTKVMINSSEWMHVLESFRKWMHDDKIMRIHYGGQGWEYWYSTIDDVMQDRAAGYTGSSGDQGDLDFNKLAAHEQPAWKGHEARPIAEAQNLAIPIGLSEEEKQCAYEFMKFFTGTKNTAKWSMNTGYIAVRKSATDDEDFKTYAQENPQALVPLKQATHASKRWIDPTGGKIYDAISIAVDKVQIENISAKEALDEAQKTAQRELDKILNK, encoded by the coding sequence ATGAAAAATTTATTTAAAAAAGTTATCTGCTTATCAGTAGTAGTAGCAATTTTATTAGGTGTACTAAGTGGATGTTCAACTAAAGAGGAAGCTAAAACAATTGATGGAAAAATTGAAATTGAATACTGGTATGGATTAGGTGGAAAGCTTGGAGAAAATATGGCAGCTGCAATTAATGAATTCAATAAATCACAAGATAAATATGTAATAAAAGGAATAGCTCAAGGAAGTTATTCAGAAACATATCAATCACTTCAAGCATCTATAGCATCAGGTAATGCTCCCGGTGTAGTTTTACTTGACAATGCTTATACTAATACTTTGGCAAATAAAGGTTTACTTGAAGATCTAAATGAATTTGTTAAAAATGATGATAGTTTCAATGAAGATGATTTTGTAGAGGCTTTTATAAATCAGGGAAGATATAGTGATAAATTATATGCACTTCCAGCTTATGGAACTACTCAGGTATTATATTACAACAAAGAAGCTTTTGAAAAAGCTGGCATATCCGAAGATTCTTTAAATACATGGGAAGGTCTTGCTGATGCTGCAAGAAAGTTAACTGTAAAAAAAGGAGATGAAGTAGTATTTTACGGTTGGGAACCTATGTGGGGAAGATTAAATATGATAGATTCAGCATTAAGCAATGGAGCAAAATTTTTAAGTGAAGATGGAACTAAAGTTATGATAAATTCATCTGAATGGATGCATGTTTTAGAGTCATTTAGAAAGTGGATGCATGATGATAAAATAATGAGAATACACTATGGTGGACAAGGATGGGAATATTGGTATTCAACAATTGATGATGTAATGCAAGATAGAGCAGCAGGATATACAGGTTCTTCTGGAGATCAAGGAGATTTAGATTTTAATAAGCTTGCTGCACATGAACAACCAGCATGGAAAGGACATGAGGCAAGACCTATTGCTGAGGCTCAAAATTTAGCTATACCAATAGGATTAAGTGAAGAAGAAAAGCAATGTGCATATGAATTTATGAAGTTCTTTACAGGAACAAAAAATACAGCTAAATGGTCTATGAATACTGGATATATAGCAGTTAGAAAATCAGCAACTGATGATGAAGATTTTAAAACTTATGCTCAGGAAAATCCACAAGCATTAGTCCCACTAAAACAAGCTACACATGCATCTAAACGTTGGATAGATCCAACTGGTGGTAAAATTTATGATGCTATTAGTATAGCTGTAGATAAAGTTCAAATTGAAAACATATCTGCTAAAGAGGCTTTAGATGAAGCACAAAAGACCGCTCAAAGAGAATTAGATAAGATCCTTAATAAATAG
- a CDS encoding CehA/McbA family metallohydrolase, with protein MNKKIIGKINMTKPVPFIHKFSVEGGLNALQFNIDTEHELMFLVWDSRGILRVQHLSGVANKTVVISEKIENSSIGTYPGKIVSGEWKIDVIYYSSKEMNENSDDDLFGEYRITISDNTNLDSSKILNLGEDLWVDYELEDKILTLNKYDWDKLISDQKRWYKGDFHTHTKLSDGSMTNEMAMNQAKLMNLDFLVTTEHNIVSTGWKKGDTVVIPGMEVTTTKGHFNILGIKEYIDVRDKFKGTEIFTQETIDMIMEKSRDMNSLCSVNHCMMNPWHWQFKDTKLDNINTIEICCDPTYNTSSKSNDMAIKLFDILWNDGHKIWGVGGSDSHLLPDEIYENSKDPSLIGDPGTYVFADGLSANSILNSVKNGRVYISRGINLDLKITQDDSVYYPGSKIDCLNKELNDIEINYEVEINNLNDKLNILFIENGKVVDKKEVNKPGKVLFKRLWDKSKYNWARIEIRNDKGEFVSFVNPIYLNEKESKLKTWIDLLNTLEEVNDEN; from the coding sequence ATGAATAAAAAAATAATAGGAAAAATAAATATGACTAAGCCTGTTCCCTTTATACATAAGTTTAGTGTTGAGGGAGGGCTTAATGCCCTCCAATTTAATATAGATACTGAACATGAACTAATGTTTTTAGTTTGGGATTCAAGAGGAATATTAAGAGTTCAACATTTGAGTGGTGTTGCTAATAAAACAGTAGTTATTTCAGAGAAAATTGAAAACTCAAGCATAGGAACATATCCAGGAAAAATAGTATCTGGAGAGTGGAAAATAGATGTTATTTATTATTCATCAAAAGAAATGAATGAAAATTCAGATGACGATTTATTTGGTGAATATAGAATTACAATTTCGGATAATACCAATTTAGATAGTTCTAAAATTTTAAACCTTGGTGAAGATTTATGGGTTGATTATGAGCTTGAAGATAAAATACTTACTTTAAATAAGTACGATTGGGATAAATTAATATCAGATCAAAAGAGATGGTACAAGGGAGATTTTCACACTCATACTAAACTTTCTGATGGAAGTATGACAAATGAAATGGCAATGAATCAAGCAAAATTAATGAATCTAGATTTTTTAGTAACTACTGAACACAATATAGTATCAACAGGATGGAAAAAAGGAGATACAGTTGTAATTCCAGGTATGGAGGTTACTACAACTAAAGGGCATTTTAATATACTTGGAATAAAAGAATATATAGATGTAAGAGATAAGTTTAAAGGTACAGAAATATTTACTCAGGAAACAATTGATATGATAATGGAAAAATCAAGAGATATGAATTCTCTTTGTAGCGTTAATCACTGTATGATGAATCCATGGCATTGGCAATTTAAAGATACAAAACTAGATAATATAAATACTATTGAAATATGTTGTGATCCTACTTATAATACAAGCTCTAAATCAAATGATATGGCTATAAAACTATTTGATATTCTATGGAATGATGGGCATAAAATATGGGGAGTAGGTGGAAGTGATTCACACTTATTACCAGATGAAATATATGAAAATTCAAAAGATCCTTCTCTAATTGGAGATCCAGGGACATATGTATTTGCAGATGGGTTAAGTGCTAATTCAATATTAAATTCAGTTAAAAATGGAAGAGTTTATATTTCAAGAGGTATAAATTTGGATTTGAAAATAACTCAAGATGATAGTGTATATTATCCTGGTTCAAAAATAGATTGTCTCAATAAAGAATTGAATGATATTGAGATAAATTATGAAGTTGAAATAAATAATTTAAATGATAAACTAAATATTTTATTTATTGAAAATGGAAAAGTTGTAGATAAAAAAGAAGTAAACAAGCCTGGAAAAGTTTTATTTAAAAGGTTATGGGACAAAAGTAAATATAATTGGGCTAGAATTGAAATAAGAAATGATAAAGGTGAGTTTGTTTCCTTTGTTAATCCAATATACTTAAATGAAAAAGAATCTAAACTAAAAACATGGATAGACTTATTAAATACATTGGAGGAAGTAAACGATGAAAATTAA